The sequence TCCCATTCGGTCTGCCATGTATTCCATCAAGGTGGTTTTTCCATAACCCGGAGGCGAAACGAGCAACAACATCCCCATTTTGTCGGTGCGTTTGTCGTTTCCGATGGTTCCTAATTGTTTGGCCAAATTTGCTCCGATTAAAGGAAAATAAACATCACTGATCAATTTATTCCTTACAAACGAACTCAAAACCTGAGATTTGAACGTATCGATTTTCAGACTTTTCTTTTTATCATTCACCCATTTTGCTTTCAACTCCCGCAACTGCTTGTATTTCAGAACAATCACTTCATTGAAATTGGATAAACGGGAATTGAATTCATAATAATTCAAATGATAATCAAGGTCTTTTTCTAATGATTTTAAACCTTTCAAAACTGCTTCATAAGTGACATACAGAATATTTTCAGCATTGAATTGTTGGGTCACAAAAAACACAGCACTTTCTTTTTTAATATCATCCTCAAAATTCAATTCTGAATTAAATAAGAATGCATTCAAAGCACTTTCCGCAATCGAAAAGCATGCTGAAGGATAATTTTTCAACGCATTCAGCTGATCAATGAACTCAAGGTTTTTTCCTTTTTCCTTTAAATTTTTTAAAAATGAATCATACAGCAAAGCCGCCTTCTCAGAAACCACAAATGCTGATTTATTTTCTCTTTTCAGATAAATCGCAGCATTAAAATCATTGACCTCAGCAAAAAGATGATTGTTTTGAGCAAAAGATTTTATTTCATCCGACAATTCTTTATTGAGATATTGAAAACCTTTATCGGTTACAAATGATTTCAAAATTAAATTTGCCGCTTCAAACTGTTTCTGATAATATTCTTTTCTTTCTTCATTCAAAAAATACCAGAATAACTGCGCCAACGCTCTTTCAGACGGTGTAAACTGCATCAGTCCCAATTCGTTGTGCATTTGCTGCAGTTTTGAAACAATCATCAACGCATCTTCGTCGTGAATTCCTTTCACCAAGCCTTCACCAAAGTGATCAGTCATAAACTGCTGAATCGAATTTCGGTTTTGCTGTTCAGTATTGATATTTCTATTTTGTGAAAAAATATTCCATGCTAAATATTCAAAACGTTTTACAATTTGATTTTCAGAAATATATTCCTGATTCCAGACCTCTTTGTAATCTGCAATTGCTTCAAAATTCAGAGGTTCATAGAATCCGGTTCCTGTTAAATGATAATAATATTGAGCATTTCGAAGCACCAAAGTCATATCTAATTTCTGACGATTCACGGCAAATTTATAATCACCCAAAGCAATCAGATTATCTCCGTCCGCATAAATTTCTTTTTTATCCTTGAGCTTTCTGACCGCTTCCTGCTGAGAAGTTTTCAGCAAGGTATGAATTTCTTCAGCCTTGGCAGAATCTTCCATTTCCATCAACTGTCGGGAAATATCACGAACTTTTTCAACCATTAAATCAGTCGCAAAATAGCCGTTGATTTCGTTTTCAGCATCGAAAGATTCGGTTTTTGTTTTGACAGACTGTAAAATCCTTTTTGCAGAATCATACAAATTCTGCGTTCTTTTATTGCGGGATTCCGTAAGCTGAACTCTTTTGTTTTGAAAATGACCGTATACTTCTTCTCTTTTTTCGCCAATTTTTTGGATAAATTCGTCAAAATCAATGAATTTTGTTTCCATTTCTTCCAAATGAATAGAAAGCTTGGTCAGATATTCATCACATTTTTCCGGAGTTTGGGACAGTTCTAGAAAATTAATCACCGATTGATCAAACAAAGTCATCTGGGCCTGAAAATCAGCTGACAATTCTTTTCCGGAAATCTCTCTTTTCCTTTTTGATAATTCTAAACGCTCCTGATTTAACCTTGCAAAAATCACCGAAATATTCTCAATGATTTGCGTTGACTGCGAAGTATCTTCAATTTTCAAATTATTGACAATATCCACCAAAAGCTCCAATTGCCCAGACAAATTATTGATATCTTCTTCAATAGTTTTAGCATCAATCGCTTTCTGCAAATTGATGATATTTTCAGAAATTGATTGCGCTCGGGTTTCGTAAGGCGACAGAGAATTTTCCTGAAGCAGGAAATTTACACAGGCATTGGAAAGCTCTCCAGATCTTGCAGACAGTGACTCATCTAAGGTGTCGAGAATTTTCGCATCGACATATTTTAAATCTCTTGCTCCGATAATTTCACCACGCAAAGCTCTAATCTGCGAAAGCATATCAATATATTCTGTCAATTGAGAATAATTGATTCTTTTAGTATCATCTAAAATTTTTCCGCAAGAAACTTTGATTTTTTCAACCGCTTCACCCGTGCTTTTTTTCTGCTCAATTACTTTTTCGTATTCATTAATGGCAGAATGAGCTATTTTCCGGATTTCTTTTAAAGGTTTATCTAAATTTTGAACCTCATCATCACCCAGAAAATAATATGCATCTAAAATCGTGGTTGAAAGCTTGACAATATCATCATACAAACCGCTGTAAGAATCTTCCTTATTCAGTAAAGTAATCAGCTCCTGACTTTCTGCCATCACCCTCACAATATCTTTATTTCCAATTTTATAAAGAAGCGTATCCGATTTTTCTGTATTTGGCTGTAATTCTCTGAAATACGGAGTCTGCCAGATTTGAGCCAAGTGATGTTTCGTTGTTTCTACACTCTCTCTTAAATAAATAAGTTTCCCATCATTCAAAATAGAATAGCCACTGCAACGAATCGGTGTTTCAATGGATTGCGTGATGATATTGTATGAAATTAGCTGATAATTATTCGTTTTATCGTCATAGAAAACATATATGAAGTTTTCACCGTTTGGTTCAGAGATCGTCTTCAGATAGTGAAGCCTATTCTGATCCTGAGAAATCACCTTTAAACCTCCCGTCTGCAAAGCATAACCATTCGAGAACAAAACGCCCTGATTTTCCGGAAGTAAAACCGCTGAATGCTTCAAAGTATCAACACGAGAAACTATTTTTTCTTTATGATTGTAAATGAAATATCTTTCAGATTCCTGATAGGGTTTGATTTTAAATAAAACCAAGTTATCAAGGTCACAGAAGTGAATTTCAGCATCATCGAGATTCTGATCTTGATGAATGACATCTTCAGAATAAATTCCTTTTCCGGTGTCGGTATTGTCTTCGATTTTAATGGTAATATCGCCGCCAATCGACTCCACAAAAACTTTATCAGCCAAAGAAACGTGCGGAAATTTTCCGCTGCGCTGCATATCTCTTGTCGCTTTCGTCCATGTAAAACCATGTTGCGGAGGGTAAGTAACCTCTGAAGCACTTCTGGAATCAACATAAACAAGCTGATCTTCTTTGATCAACCATTTGAAAGCCTTGATATCAGATGTACTTTCAGATAATTGGAAAACCATGTACAGATAGTTTTCGGTAAAATGAAAGCGTGCGAAAAAAGTATTCCTGTAATATTTATATAAATTTTTGAACTCTTCAATGAAAATTTCATCTTCAATCAAAGAAGCATCTTGAGGCTCAAAACGCTTGCTATTTATTTTATAAACCGAAAAAACATCGGTAATATTAATCTCTGTCTGTAAGCCCAAATGAGCATTTGAACCAAATATTAATGTGTTTTTTAACGAAAAAATATCTTTAGCAATACAATTATGTTCTGTAGAAATTCTTTCGTTGGCAATGAGAGAAAAATCTACGCCGCCGAAAATTTCTTTACGGTTTACGTTCAGCTTCTGAAGCCTTTGAATGAGGTCATTTTTCTGCTCATTCAGACGGCTCTGAATTATTTCGTATGTCCCTGAATTTAATTTTTCTGACATATTTTTGGGATATTAGATTTTAGATGCTAGATTTTAGACTATCATCATTCTGTTTAAAAATGCTTTTAAGAAAGCAATGTTTTTCAACATTAAGAAGTTTAAAAATTATTCGATAAAAAGGTTAGTTAAGAAAATTGACAAAGTCAAATTTTAAGCAGAACGCTTACAAATATCTTCGATATTTCCTTAATCATTCTTAATATTTTAAATTTCTTAATGTTTTAAAAACCCTCAAAGTATAATTGAATAATCATACAATGAGAGTTTTACAATATAGTTAGTGTTTTATTTGATTGGTTTTTGGTCAACACCTAAATGTTTCGCCATATCCATTGCTCTGGATAGAAGACCTTTTTCCTGCTGATCAGCAACTCCGTTTAGTTTGAAAATCAGGCTTGCGATGCTCATGTTTTTGATGTCTTCGGAAGAAATATTGTATTTATCAACCATTCCCATTACTTTTCCGATGATGTTTTCGCCGTCACCCAAAAGATTTTCTTTGACCAATGTTGCATTTTCGCTGTGGCTGATGAATTTATCTAAACCTTTACCAGCAGAGACCTGACGAACGACATTATCAAAGAATGTATTATCTCCGCCAACGATATCAATTTTTGCGGATTTGAACGCTTCTGCCAGAACTCCGGCCTGAGCCTGTGCGATGTCTTTTTGAATTGAGATTTGAGCCAATTCCACTTCTTTTTCTTTTGCTAAAGTCAACCTGAACTCTTCGTGATCTTTTCCTGCATCGTTCAGTTTTTTCATTGCTTCTGCCTTTTCTGTAATTCCGGCTGCTTCTGCGAAAGCTTTCTCCTTGATAACTTCGGCTTGTGCAATACCTTCTTTTCTTTCAGCTTCTGCTTTTTTCTCGATAACAATTGACTCTACAATTCCCTGTCTTTCTGCTGCATCCGCTTTTGCGTGGAGAACCTGAGCTTCAGATAAACCTACTGTTGCTTCTTCTTTCGCTTTTGCATCAGCGATAATTTTACGGGCTTCTGCTTCTTTTTCAGCTCCATCTCTTTTTGCCTGAGCTTCAATCACATATTTCTGAGCATCTTTTTCTGCAGCTAGTTTTCTGGATTCCGCTGCTCTTGTTTCCTGAATTAATTTCTTTTCAGCTTCCTGAGTTGCCAAGGTAATTTCCACTTGCTTGTTTCTGTCGGCTGTTTTGAAAGCTTCAAGATCTTTAATTCCCTGCTGCTCTTCCACCACCGTTTTTTCCATTGTCAATCTCTCACGAATTGCATCCTGAATATTTTTCTTTTCTAATTCGATTGCTTTTTCCTTTTCAATCTGAGCCAAAGAAACAATTCTTTCTCTTTCTGTTGCTTCCAACATTTGATCTTTCTGTACCCTTTCGGTTTCCACCAAATCGGCACGTTCTTTATTTTTGGCAGCAATAACCACTTGTCTTTGCTTATTTTCTTCTGCAATCTGAAGTTTTTCTTCTGTAGCAATACGAACGGTTTCATATTTCAATCTCTCTTCTTCATCCACTTTCAAAATTTCAGCATTTTCACGCGCTTTAATATTAGCAACCTCTCTTTTTTGCGATTCTTCTTTTTCAGCCAATTGTTTTTCGAGTTCTAAGATCGCTTCACGGGCTTCAACATTCTGTTTTGTGATTGTTTTTTCCTCGTCTCTACGAACCTGATTGGCTTTAATATTTTGATTAGCCGTCAGTTCAGTAATTTTCTTAATACCTTCTGAATCTAAAATATTGTCTTTATCTAAATTTTCAATTTTGGTTTGTTCTAAGAAATCAATCGCACAGTCATCCAAAACATAGCCGTTTAAATCAGTTCCGATAATATCTAAAATTTCCTGACGGAATTCACTTCTCGCTTCGTAAAGTTCAATGAACTCAAACTTTTTACCTACTGTTTTCAAAGCTTCTGAAAATTTAGCTTCAAATAACTCTCTCAACGTATTGATATCGGAAGCTCTTTGACAGCCAATCGTTTGACCGACATTCACAATATCGTCGGCTGATTTATTCACTCTGATAAAGAAAGCTACCTGAATATCGGCTCTCATATTATCTTTACAGATTAGCCCTGCTTTTCCTTCCCTTGCAATTTCCAGTTTTTTAACAGAAATATCCATAGATTCCATTCTGTGTATAACAGGAATAACGATTCCCGCATTGAAGAAAACCTTAGTTCCTCCGTAACCAGTTCTTAACATAACGATTCCCTGAACGGTTTTTTTATACATTGATAAAATCCAGAAAATCAATCCGAGAGATGCTACCACTGTGACAACAATCCCAACAATCAAAGGTGTATTCATATTTTTATAGTTTATTTATTTTAATGTGTTTTTTAGTTTGATTTAAATTATTTCTTGCAAGTGTGTATTATTAATTGTAACACAAGTGCACAGAGTTTTTTTAACTACTACCTGTTTTTTAAGTATCACAAAGCCGTTTGACTTCGTCGAATCTTCGATTTCACTTATAAAAGTTCACTAAGTTATTTCAGTTTTCAAACGATTTTTAACGAAAGAAGTAATTCTAAAATATAAGTGAGGAGTATCATAAAGTGGTCATCATATCATTTTTAAAATCTAATTTCTTCAGCGACGTAATAAATTCTTTTTTCACGATCTTCATCTACAATATAAACCGTCTTTCCGTGGTCGATCACTTCGCCATCTTTGCTTCTAACCATGAGAATCATAGGATCTTTCCCGACGAAAACTTCCAACATTCCGGTTTTGGCTCCGTGGATTGTTGATTTCATTCTTCCCTGTCGGCCTAGAAAATCATGTGATACTTCGCCTTTATGATTGATTTCTCTGAAGAATGGATTTAATGGCTTTAAAATTAATTTTGTCAATAAAATACTGATGAAAAACACAGGCAAGACTAACAAAGCCGAAACCCAAATCTCGAAAGAAAAAAAAGATTCGAGATAAAATGAACCCAGCCAGGTCAACAAAAGCGAGAGCGTGAGAAAATATGTAATTGGTACAATATCGAGATTTAGAAATTTCAAAAACTGAAGCCATCCTGACGCATCATCCGGAACATGAACATGACCATCCGGACTGTTGATACCAGCATCCAATCCGACATCAATATCCAATCCTGTAATGATGGTGAAAAGCCAATAAATGACTGACAAAATCAGCAACACTGTCAAAACCGTGTTGACCGGAGAAAAAGCAATGTTTAAAAATTCCTGATCAATCATAATTCGTTTTTAATAGATTATTCTTTTTATAATAAATATTTAATTTTGTTTAAATATTTAAAACAAACTGACCTTAAAACCTCATCCACACACTCCATTTAGATCGGTTGTTCACAAATATAATAAAAATATCTCAAATTGCAAATAATATTAGCAATTTAATTAAATT comes from Chryseobacterium sp. 3008163 and encodes:
- a CDS encoding flotillin family protein, which gives rise to MNTPLIVGIVVTVVASLGLIFWILSMYKKTVQGIVMLRTGYGGTKVFFNAGIVIPVIHRMESMDISVKKLEIAREGKAGLICKDNMRADIQVAFFIRVNKSADDIVNVGQTIGCQRASDINTLRELFEAKFSEALKTVGKKFEFIELYEARSEFRQEILDIIGTDLNGYVLDDCAIDFLEQTKIENLDKDNILDSEGIKKITELTANQNIKANQVRRDEEKTITKQNVEAREAILELEKQLAEKEESQKREVANIKARENAEILKVDEEERLKYETVRIATEEKLQIAEENKQRQVVIAAKNKERADLVETERVQKDQMLEATERERIVSLAQIEKEKAIELEKKNIQDAIRERLTMEKTVVEEQQGIKDLEAFKTADRNKQVEITLATQEAEKKLIQETRAAESRKLAAEKDAQKYVIEAQAKRDGAEKEAEARKIIADAKAKEEATVGLSEAQVLHAKADAAERQGIVESIVIEKKAEAERKEGIAQAEVIKEKAFAEAAGITEKAEAMKKLNDAGKDHEEFRLTLAKEKEVELAQISIQKDIAQAQAGVLAEAFKSAKIDIVGGDNTFFDNVVRQVSAGKGLDKFISHSENATLVKENLLGDGENIIGKVMGMVDKYNISSEDIKNMSIASLIFKLNGVADQQEKGLLSRAMDMAKHLGVDQKPIK
- a CDS encoding DNA repair ATPase; this translates as MSEKLNSGTYEIIQSRLNEQKNDLIQRLQKLNVNRKEIFGGVDFSLIANERISTEHNCIAKDIFSLKNTLIFGSNAHLGLQTEINITDVFSVYKINSKRFEPQDASLIEDEIFIEEFKNLYKYYRNTFFARFHFTENYLYMVFQLSESTSDIKAFKWLIKEDQLVYVDSRSASEVTYPPQHGFTWTKATRDMQRSGKFPHVSLADKVFVESIGGDITIKIEDNTDTGKGIYSEDVIHQDQNLDDAEIHFCDLDNLVLFKIKPYQESERYFIYNHKEKIVSRVDTLKHSAVLLPENQGVLFSNGYALQTGGLKVISQDQNRLHYLKTISEPNGENFIYVFYDDKTNNYQLISYNIITQSIETPIRCSGYSILNDGKLIYLRESVETTKHHLAQIWQTPYFRELQPNTEKSDTLLYKIGNKDIVRVMAESQELITLLNKEDSYSGLYDDIVKLSTTILDAYYFLGDDEVQNLDKPLKEIRKIAHSAINEYEKVIEQKKSTGEAVEKIKVSCGKILDDTKRINYSQLTEYIDMLSQIRALRGEIIGARDLKYVDAKILDTLDESLSARSGELSNACVNFLLQENSLSPYETRAQSISENIINLQKAIDAKTIEEDINNLSGQLELLVDIVNNLKIEDTSQSTQIIENISVIFARLNQERLELSKRKREISGKELSADFQAQMTLFDQSVINFLELSQTPEKCDEYLTKLSIHLEEMETKFIDFDEFIQKIGEKREEVYGHFQNKRVQLTESRNKRTQNLYDSAKRILQSVKTKTESFDAENEINGYFATDLMVEKVRDISRQLMEMEDSAKAEEIHTLLKTSQQEAVRKLKDKKEIYADGDNLIALGDYKFAVNRQKLDMTLVLRNAQYYYHLTGTGFYEPLNFEAIADYKEVWNQEYISENQIVKRFEYLAWNIFSQNRNINTEQQNRNSIQQFMTDHFGEGLVKGIHDEDALMIVSKLQQMHNELGLMQFTPSERALAQLFWYFLNEERKEYYQKQFEAANLILKSFVTDKGFQYLNKELSDEIKSFAQNNHLFAEVNDFNAAIYLKRENKSAFVVSEKAALLYDSFLKNLKEKGKNLEFIDQLNALKNYPSACFSIAESALNAFLFNSELNFEDDIKKESAVFFVTQQFNAENILYVTYEAVLKGLKSLEKDLDYHLNYYEFNSRLSNFNEVIVLKYKQLRELKAKWVNDKKKSLKIDTFKSQVLSSFVRNKLISDVYFPLIGANLAKQLGTIGNDKRTDKMGMLLLVSPPGYGKTTLMEYMADRMGLVFMKINGPSIGHDIVSTDPNEAKNAGAKQELEKLNLALEMGDNVMLYLDDIQHCNPEFLQKFISLADGQRRIEGIYNGESKTYDLRSKRFCLVMAGNPYTESGEKFKIPDMLANRSDTYNLGEISGSKTELFDLSLIENALMSNDYLTRLTNQGMENLYSLYNSIQTNSPNVDLAGNFSSNEISDFRKVLENTLKVRDVVLKVNKQYIASAAMSDDYRNEPSFKLQGSYRNMNKLISQIQPILKVEEVTQIVLNHYQNESQTLTTGAESNMLKLKELMNLISDDEKSRWEDIKKTFVKNKMIKGLGENDRMTQIVALLAQFSEGLDGIKDVLKKD